One part of the Athene noctua chromosome Z, bAthNoc1.hap1.1, whole genome shotgun sequence genome encodes these proteins:
- the LOC141973683 gene encoding acrosin-like: MRLLPLLILLALCRPAHGAWDTCGGTCGLRPMASGYGTSRVVGGTDAQPGAWPWIVSIQVPWAAGTGHICGGSLISPQWVLTAAHCFTKARHITMWRVVIGATQLTQLGPEAQVRNIKRLLVHEHYSSVSESNDIALLELDRPVQCSDSVQLACVPDASLRVSQLTTCYVSGWGSTTARSGGSTDVLQEAKVRLINVKLCNSSRWYGGAVHPHNLCAGYPQGGIDTCQGDSGGPLVCKDNNADYFWLVGVTSWGRGCARAKQPGVYTSTQHFYDWILVQMGLRPAATAAPTPRPVVTSTPFQRPRPKPTQAGSFTPCPFARQKLLEFFNLLQELLQVLRGQKAPAAA; encoded by the exons ATGCGTTTGCTCCcactcctcatcctgctggccctgtgccggcctgcgCACGGCGCCTGGGACACCTGTGG agggacctgcgggctccggcccatggcttcCGGCTACGGCACCTCGCGCGTGGTGGGTGGCACAGACGCCcagccaggggcctggccctggatcgtcagcatccaggttccctgggcagcaggcacGGGGCATATATgcggagggtccctcatcagtccacagtgggtcctcacagcagcccactgcttcaccaaggccag gcacatcaccatgtggcgcgtagtgatcggggccacccagctgactcagctgggcccggaggcccaagtgcgcaatattaagcggctgctggttcacgaACACTACAGCAGCGTCTCGGAGAgcaacgacattgcgctgctggaatTGGACCGGCCTGTCCAGTGCAGCGACTCTGTACAGCTTGCCTgtgtgcccgacgcctcgctgcgagTGTCACAGCTGACAACCTGCTACGTCAGCGGTTGGGGGTCCACGACCGCAAGAT ctggaggatCAActgatgtcctgcaggaggccaaggtccgcCTCATCAATGTCaagctctgcaacagcagccgctGGTACGgaggagccgtccacccccacaacctgtgcgccgGCTatccgcagggcggcatcgacacctgccag ggtgacagcggtgggcctcttgTGTGCAAAGATAACAacgctgactacttctggcttgttggagtgaccagctgggggagaggctgtgcaagagcaaaacagcctggagtctacacctccactcagcacttttaCGATTGGATCTTGGTACAGATGGgactgcgcccagcagcaacggctgcTCCAACGCCACGGCCAGTCGTCACCTCGACCCCCTTTCAGAGGCCAAGGCCAAAACCGACGCAAGCGGGCAGCTTTACGCCCTGTCCTTTTGCACGCCAGAAGCTGCTGGAATTCTTTaatctgctgcaggagctcctgcaggtcctaaGGGGGcaaaaggctccagcagcagcatga